The genome window CTGCCGTAGAGGGCGACGCCGACCGAGTCGATCATCTCTTCGCAGTACTGCTCGAACTGCGGGTCCCCGTCGTGGAACCAGTCCAGCTCCTTGTTCGGCCCCTCGATGTAGCCATCGAGGGACACAATCATGGAGACGAACAGGCGCCGCGACGGGGGCTGGGGGATTTGGGGGGTCATACCCCTGGAGACGAACGGGGCCCGCGAAAGGATACGGGCCCTCTTTCACGGGGACGTCAGTCGAAGGGGTTGAGCACCTTCTTGGCGACGTCGTCGACGATGCCCTTGAGCTTCTCCGCGAGCTGGCCGCCCTTCTCGATGCCCCACTTCACCAGGTCGAGGCTGTCCTTCCCGTAGTAGGTCACCAGCTCCGCGATACCCGCGGGGGCCGTGGCGATGGCGGCCGTCAGGTTGACCACCTTCACCCAGTCCGGGGCGTCGTAGTCCTTGCCCTGGGCCTTGGCCTCCTCCATCTTCTTCTTCTCGCTGGACAGGCCGATGTCGAGCGCCAGCTCGGCGACGCCGAGCACCGCGCCGGCGGCCAGGTCCACGGCCGCCCCCACGCCCGTCAGGTCGAGGATGACGCCGCCGATGGCGTCCAGGCCGTTGAGCTTCGCACCGGTGAGGGCCAGGTAGCCCAGGTCCTTGTCCTTGCCATGGAGGTCCGCGGACTCCTTGGCCAGCTTGCCCGCATCCCAGATGCCCGGGACGGCGCCGAGCCCCGGAATCATCTTCCCGAGCCCCTTGAAGACCTTGAGCGCGATGTCCGGGTCGATGGTCTTCCCGAAGAAGCCGAGCGTCTTCTCCAGCAGCCCGAAGGCCTGGCCAATCACCCGGCTGTCGAGCTTCTCGAGCACCGGGGCCAGCATCTTGAGCCCCTTGGAGAGCTCGTCGGCGGGAATCTGGCCGGCAATCTTGGCGAAGGAGTCCAGGGACTTCGCGTCCATGTTCCCAATCGTCTTGGCCAGGGCGGCCAGGTCATTCGGGTCCGTGATGTCCTTCGCCATCTTGGACAGGTGCTTCAGCGTGTCCGCGTTCTTCAGCACCTCGTCGAGCTGGTCGCCCTTCACGGAGCCGAGCACCTTGAGGAGCCGCCCGGCGTCCTCGCCCTCGCCCAGCGAGGTGAGCTTGGTCGCGAGCCTGGTGAGCCCGTCGGCCGACTTCACGTTCGCCAGCAGCTTGGGCAGGTCCGCGTTGTCGCCCAGGTCCGTGCCAATCTTGGCCAGCTGCTTGTTCAGGTCGGCGTTCTTGAGCGCCTCGTTGGCGGCCTGCGGGTCCAGCATGGCGGCCGTCTTGAGGAACTTGTCGGCGGCCGCCTTGTCCGGCGATGCCTCGATCTGCTTCAGGACGCCGTCGAGCGCGGCGGGGTCCGAGACCTTCTGGAGCACCTTGCTGAGCTCGGCGGGGTCCGCCTTGCCCACGACGCGGGAGAGGGCTGTCTTCTGCTCGGCGGTGAGCTTGTTGGCGACCTCCGGCGGCAGGTCCCGCATCGTCCGCATGGTGAGGTTCTGCCCGGCCTGCAGGATGCCCTCCGCGTCGGGGACACCGGCGCTCCTGAGCAGCTGCGCCAGCTCCTTGATGTCCTTCGCGGCACCGGGGAACTCCCCCGCCAGCTGGAGGCCCGCATGGACCTTCTCGTCCCACTTGGCCTTGGAGTCCAGGAGGGTGAAGACCGCGCCCGCGGTGCGCAGCGGTCCCTCCGCCTTGCTGAACATCTCCGCGAACTTGCCGCGCAGGGCGGGGAACTCGACGGCCGCCGCGCCCATGTCCTTGGCGAACCCGGCGATGGCCTTGAGCTTCTTCGCGGGCGTGGCCTCCGGGTCCGCGAAGGCGGCGACCAGCTCGCCGGTGGACTTGAAGGCGCCAGGGGCCTTTTCGAAGGCCTTGGCGCCGATGGCTCCGAGCTTGTTCTGGAGCTGGTCCGGCGTGAAGATGTGCTTGCCCTGCTCCACGAGCGTGAAGAACGCGGTGGCCTTCTCGGCCGCCATCGCGGCCTTCTTCTCCGGGTCGTCCGGCCACGGCTCCATGAGCTTGCGGAGCGCCTTGCGCCCTTCCTGGTACTTGCCGAGGTTGGTGATTTCCGCCTCGGTCAGCTCGAACTTGCCCAGCGTGTTCTCCTTGGCCTCCTCCGGCTTCTTTCCCTCGGAGATGGCCTTGGTGAAGGCCGGGCTGGAGAGGATGGCGTTCTGCTCCCAGTCCTCGCTGACGGCGCCCGCGCCGCGCAGCAGCTTCGTCAGGGCGTCCTTGTCCTCGAACTCGCCCAGCTTGAGCTTCTCCGTGTCCGCGGTCTTCTCGCCCTTGGTCTGGTCGCCCACCGTCTTGGAGAACTTCGCCAGGTCCTCGCCGTTCTTGATCTCGAACTTCTCGAGCGCCTTGGCGGTCTTCTCGTTCGATGCGAGCGCCTCGTACATGATGGTCTGCGCGGCCTTCTTGTCCTTCACGTTGTCGAAGGCCTCGCCGCCGAGGTCCGCGGGGCCGTTCTGGGCGAGCTTGTCCGTGTACGCCTTGAAGTCGTTGGCGTTCTGGATGCCCAGCTCCTTGAGCGTCTGCTGCGTCTTCGGGTCCTTGGCGAGGTCCTCGTAGCGCTGCTCGGGCGTCTTCGGCTGGGTGGTGTTGTCCGCCACCATCATCTTCTGGAGGCCCGGGGGCACGTTGGCCTTGGCCAGGGCATCCGCGCGCTCGGGAGAGCCGGGCGGCGTGTCGAAGATGGCGCGGGCCTTGTTCGCGGTGAGGCTGCCTGCTTCCTTGTAGTGGGGCTGCTCCTTCAGGTAGTCGCCCATCGACGCGTAGCTCTTCTGCGTCGTGGGGTCGAAGACCTTCTCGCCCTGGCGCACGACGACGTGGCCTGTCTGGCTCTCCTTCCCGGGGCGCTGGTCCTCCAGGAAGACCATCTCCGAGCGCGCGCGAATCTCCGGCGACGCCTTGTTCACCCAGTCGGCGGCCACGTCCAGGCAGTTCGCCTGGCCGTCATTCGCGTCCTCGGTCATCAGCGAGGACGCCTGCGGGCCCGTGGGGGTGGGGCCGAAGAGCTTGTCGAAGTCCCCGCCGCGCTGGGTGCCTCCGAAGCTGGACGTGAGCGGGTTGGCCTTGGGGAGGAGGCTGTCGAGGTCCTTCTGGCTGAACGGGACGGGCTTGCTCTCGCGGGTGGCCTGGGTGTTCGCCTCGCGCATGGCGCCCTGGGCCTGCTTCGCCGTGTCGGCCGCCTTCTCGGTGGCGGCCTGGAGCGCCTTGTCCACGTGCGCCACCTGGGCGCTGGCCGCCTGCTCGGCCTTCTTGGCGGCCTCGTACTCGGCCTTGCTGGTCTTCACGCCCTCCGGTGACTGTCCGGGCTGCTCGGCCTTCTGCTTCGCCGCGGCCGTGGCCTTCTGCGCATCCGCCTGCGCCTTGCGCGCGGCCTCTGCTGCCTTCTGCGCCGCCTCCGCTGCCTTCTGCGCCGCCTCCGCTGCCTTGCGTGCCGCCTCCGCCGCCCGTCTCGCTGCTTCTGCCCGCTGCCGTGCTTCCTCGGCGCGCCGCGCCGCCTCGGCTGCCGGGTTCGCGTGAGACGTGGACGCACCACTGCCTACGGATGAGGGACCGCCCATGACTACGCTCCTTGTAAGGGTTGATGATTCATCATCGCGACCACGAATAACTTGTTTCGTGGCTGCTTTTAAAACCTTGCAGACCGGCAATGGCGCCACCTGAATACAGAATACGCAAGACAATGTTTCACGCCCGGGACGAGGCCGCCCGTGTCGTGACTGCATGGAAGTGCAAGGGATTGTCCTGCGACGCTGTAGGCGTGGGGGGGCCTCCGGGGGTGAGGTTCCGGGCGATCAGAGCCCGTCACTTCAGGGACACCCTTGGCGCGCGTGCGTCCCAGAAATCGACCGCACGGGAGGTTCCGGAGGGAAGAAGCCTGTGGAACCGGTGGGTTGGGACATGCCCACCGCCAGGAGGGGTGGGCATGCGCTCCGAATTCCGGCGGGACTTCCGTCCAGCTACTCCTTCGCGTACGGCCCCGTGATGCACTCCAGGTGGTTGCATTCGGGGTCGTCGAAGTAGACCCCGCGGCCACCGTGCAGATGGTTGAGCTGCCCTGGCTGGGATTTGCGCGGGTCGGCCCAGTGCGGCTCAGTCCAAGGGGTCGGCGCGCATCCCGTCCACCGCTTCATGAGCCAGGGCGCGGAAGTGGACTGCCGCGGGCGACGGCTGCCGTCCCGGGAGGGCAATGGCCAGCTCCGCGAAGCCGGAGGCTCCGCGCAGGCGCCTGAAGACGACGCCCCTGGGACGCAGCGCCTGGGCGGACCGAGGGGCGATGGTGAGCCCCAGGCCCGCCTCCACCATGCCGACGACGGAGGGCCACGAGCTGGCCTCCTGGACGATGCGGGGCGAGAAGCCCGCGGCCAGGCACATGCTCGTCACCGTGTCGTGCAGCCCCGGGGCCGTGTGACGGGGGAAGAGCACGAAGGGCTCGCTCGCCAGGGAGGCCAGCGCGACGACCGGCTGATGCGCGCGGGGATGCCGGGATGGCAGCGCGAGCAGGAAGGGCTCGCGGAGCAGCCGCTCGACGGTGATGCCCTCGCGGCGGAAGGGTGCGCGGACGATGGCCAGGTCCAGCTCGCCGGTGAAGAGCGCGCTGCCCACGTCCAACGACTCCCGGTCATCGAGCTCGAGCTTCACCTCCGGAAACCGCTTCCGGAAGCGGGACACGATGTCGGGCAGGACGCCGAAGGCCGAGGACGACGCGGCGAAGCCCACGCGCAGCGTGCCCGTCTCTCCCTGGGCCGCGCGCCGCACGGTCCTGATGACGTCCGCGCGACGCGCCAGCAGGGTGCGGGCCTCGTC of Pyxidicoccus xibeiensis contains these proteins:
- a CDS encoding LysR family transcriptional regulator, encoding MEFRQLQLFVAVAEELHFGRAAARVGMAQPPFSQQIRRLEAELGVELLTRTSRRVALTAAGSRLLDEARTLLARRADVIRTVRRAAQGETGTLRVGFAASSSAFGVLPDIVSRFRKRFPEVKLELDDRESLDVGSALFTGELDLAIVRAPFRREGITVERLLREPFLLALPSRHPRAHQPVVALASLASEPFVLFPRHTAPGLHDTVTSMCLAAGFSPRIVQEASSWPSVVGMVEAGLGLTIAPRSAQALRPRGVVFRRLRGASGFAELAIALPGRQPSPAAVHFRALAHEAVDGMRADPLD